The proteins below are encoded in one region of Neoasaia chiangmaiensis:
- a CDS encoding pyridoxal phosphate-dependent aminotransferase, with protein MSATLSKDAREELQSRGYSRRQFGRISSLLGMGAALTRFAPSAHAETFKPDQAFVGHPNMVRIGSNECWTGPFPTACSAGQAMVPHGNRYEPDHLRSTLLDTAAQVENCPVDHILPWSGSSDPLSRAVVSFCSPTRGLVTANPSYEAAWRTASWLNVKLSRVPLTAHNGYVTDVRAMLQADPNAGLYYICSPNNPTGTVTPLEDIAWLVDNKPAGSIVMVDEAYIHFSGTPSAISLVKQGKDVVVLRTFSKMFAMAGLRLGLNFARPDLQQRMMRYDGANVTTMLNIVALACGASSLTQTENIIARRNEMIAARTMTLDHLRKRGVHFLPNSQANMFMVDWKKSAAQMKAAFAKQNVEIGRNWEIWPTMSRVTVGSMADMQAFCKALDHIMA; from the coding sequence ATGAGTGCCACGCTATCAAAAGACGCCCGAGAAGAACTCCAGTCGCGCGGCTACTCCCGCCGGCAATTTGGTCGCATCTCCAGCCTGCTGGGCATGGGCGCCGCCCTGACACGATTTGCACCAAGTGCTCACGCCGAGACATTCAAGCCCGACCAGGCTTTCGTCGGTCACCCGAACATGGTGCGCATCGGCAGCAATGAATGCTGGACCGGCCCTTTCCCGACCGCCTGCAGTGCCGGTCAGGCCATGGTTCCTCACGGCAATCGCTACGAGCCCGATCACCTGCGCTCGACTCTGCTCGATACGGCCGCGCAGGTCGAAAACTGTCCCGTCGACCATATTCTCCCATGGTCGGGCTCCAGCGATCCGCTCTCACGCGCGGTCGTGTCGTTCTGCTCCCCAACCCGCGGACTGGTGACGGCAAACCCCTCCTATGAAGCAGCGTGGCGCACCGCAAGCTGGCTCAACGTCAAGCTCTCACGCGTTCCACTCACCGCGCACAACGGTTACGTGACCGATGTCCGCGCCATGTTGCAGGCCGATCCGAATGCCGGTCTCTATTACATCTGCTCGCCCAACAATCCGACCGGCACCGTCACCCCGCTGGAAGATATCGCCTGGCTGGTCGATAACAAGCCCGCCGGATCCATCGTCATGGTGGACGAAGCCTATATTCACTTCTCCGGAACACCCAGCGCCATATCGCTCGTCAAACAGGGCAAGGACGTCGTCGTGCTGCGAACATTCTCCAAGATGTTCGCCATGGCCGGCCTGCGCCTCGGCCTGAACTTCGCGCGCCCCGACCTGCAGCAGCGCATGATGCGCTATGATGGCGCCAACGTGACGACCATGCTGAATATCGTCGCGCTTGCCTGCGGCGCCAGCAGCCTGACGCAGACTGAAAACATCATTGCCCGCCGCAATGAAATGATCGCCGCCCGCACGATGACGCTCGATCATCTCAGAAAGCGGGGCGTTCATTTCCTGCCCAACAGTCAGGCCAATATGTTCATGGTGGACTGGAAGAAATCGGCAGCCCAGATGAAAGCCGCATTTGCGAAGCAAAACGTCGAAATCGGCCGAAACTGGGAAATCTGGCCCACCATGTCTCGTGTGACGGTCGGCTCGATGGCCGATATGCAGGCTTTCTGTAAGGCGCTCGACCACATCATGGCGTAA
- a CDS encoding carbohydrate porin, with amino-acid sequence MLLSKPRQHRLCMGFVLFITLSVAPVTHRLFVGRASAQSETAKTLFSPNYKAIGFPIAGEGAVPIGPLVPSLYGNPHLFGDWGGIQPWLQDRGIFLNIALNEEFMGNVTGGRTRDHVVAGQLAGELDIDWQKLAGIPGLWTHLLVINGHGNNFSHTLGDSVTNPEQIYGARGNVVAHLVDMYADKTFLHDRIILSLGVIPTGTFFNFDALACSFMNVSVCGNFAPGKYVPGGRDWPSANIGAVLRVRPTERTYIMGGIFAVSPHAYNGGISGWALGQDGLGKISSQIEVGWTPSFGKNDLLGHYKIGAWYDNSRYPNLYEDANGNSFQATGLPQRYESGQWSSWFMFNQMLVRNGKGVSNGLIVIGGLGYAQGNQVAMRDHEWIGLLESGEPWGRPLDQVGVMFQHMDMSHTVRLQQESSLALGMPFISNQWGPVYGVQRWENVYEAFYSIHLFRATALQADFQYLEHPGATTTFGDAAVIGGQFTTNF; translated from the coding sequence ATGCTGCTGTCGAAACCAAGGCAACACCGTCTCTGCATGGGTTTCGTGTTATTTATAACATTATCTGTCGCGCCCGTGACGCACCGCCTTTTCGTGGGAAGGGCCTCCGCTCAATCCGAGACGGCGAAAACGCTTTTTTCACCGAATTACAAGGCGATAGGCTTTCCAATTGCCGGCGAGGGCGCCGTGCCGATCGGCCCTCTCGTGCCGTCGCTTTACGGCAACCCTCATCTGTTCGGCGACTGGGGCGGGATACAACCCTGGCTGCAGGACCGTGGTATCTTTCTCAATATCGCTCTTAACGAGGAGTTCATGGGGAACGTTACAGGCGGTCGTACACGTGATCATGTCGTCGCAGGTCAGCTGGCGGGAGAACTGGATATCGACTGGCAGAAACTGGCGGGTATCCCGGGGCTATGGACCCACCTTCTGGTCATCAACGGCCACGGCAACAATTTCAGTCACACTCTCGGCGATTCCGTCACCAATCCGGAACAGATCTACGGCGCACGCGGTAACGTCGTTGCGCATCTCGTCGATATGTATGCTGACAAGACCTTTCTCCATGACCGGATCATCCTGTCGCTCGGCGTGATCCCGACGGGAACATTCTTCAATTTCGACGCCCTCGCCTGCTCGTTCATGAACGTCTCCGTCTGCGGCAACTTCGCCCCCGGCAAATACGTGCCAGGCGGTCGCGACTGGCCTTCCGCCAACATCGGCGCGGTTCTGCGCGTAAGGCCGACAGAGCGCACCTATATCATGGGCGGCATATTCGCCGTCAGCCCTCATGCCTATAACGGCGGTATCTCCGGCTGGGCGCTGGGTCAGGATGGACTGGGCAAGATCTCTTCCCAGATCGAAGTCGGCTGGACGCCCTCTTTCGGCAAGAACGATCTGCTGGGCCACTACAAGATCGGCGCGTGGTACGATAACTCCCGCTACCCGAACCTGTATGAAGACGCCAACGGCAATTCCTTTCAGGCGACAGGCCTGCCCCAGCGCTATGAGTCGGGCCAGTGGTCGAGCTGGTTCATGTTCAACCAGATGCTGGTGCGCAATGGCAAAGGCGTGTCGAACGGCCTGATCGTCATCGGTGGTCTGGGTTACGCACAGGGCAATCAGGTCGCCATGCGCGATCATGAATGGATCGGCCTGCTGGAAAGCGGCGAACCATGGGGACGCCCCCTGGATCAGGTCGGCGTCATGTTCCAGCATATGGATATGAGCCACACGGTGCGCCTGCAGCAGGAATCGTCCCTGGCCCTGGGCATGCCGTTCATCTCCAATCAATGGGGTCCGGTTTATGGCGTGCAGCGCTGGGAGAACGTCTATGAAGCGTTCTACAGCATCCATCTTTTCCGGGCGACGGCGCTTCAGGCCGATTTCCAGTATCTCGAACACCCCGGCGCCACGACCACGTTCGGCGACGCAGCCGTCATCGGCGGTCAGTTCACCACGAATTTCTGA
- a CDS encoding DUF1328 domain-containing protein, with amino-acid sequence MDLLRWTVVFLILALLAGVLGFGGISADFAYIGKILFFIFLVLLIVSLVLGRGRGRGL; translated from the coding sequence ATGGACCTGTTGCGCTGGACCGTTGTTTTTCTCATTCTGGCCTTGCTGGCTGGCGTTCTGGGTTTCGGCGGTATTTCGGCGGATTTCGCCTATATCGGCAAGATTCTGTTCTTCATCTTCCTTGTCCTGCTGATCGTCAGTCTTGTGTTGGGGCGCGGCCGGGGACGCGGGCTGTAA
- a CDS encoding NAD(+) synthase, translating to MSDFRSLYRHGMARLAACTMPVRLADPAANARLLADMTADCDALGVAIAVFPELGLSGYAIDDLRFQDALLDAVEEQIAVLRDESRNWSCVIVVGAPLRHADRLFNTGVVIHRGHILGVVPKSYLPNYREFYEARHFAPGIGRRGETIRLDGTDIPFGTDLLFEAEDVPGLTLGVEICEDLWVPAPPSTALALAGASVIANPSASNVTIGKADERHLLCRSQSARSLCAYVYAAAGAGESTTDVAWDGQVSIYEAGRVLAESARFPTGAHHVLADIDLDLLRQERMRMGSFGACADAHGVSTAWRRIVFTLAPPQGDIGLRRNIARFPFVPEDPRRLAQDCYEAWTIQVSALSQRLRESGAARAIIGVSGGLDSTLALLVAARAADELGWSRNRVEAYTMPGFATGETSRGLAHALMTALGVSAHELDIRPTALQMLETIGHPFARGEAVHDVTFENVQAGLRTDFLFRLANQLNGLVIGTGDLSELALGWCTYGVGDQMSHYNVNAGMPKTLIQHLIRWLAREGQLAPDIGPILERIVSAEITPELVPGDAKGVQSTEEKVGPYALQDFNLFYTLRYGFTPSKIAWLAEAAWQDATQGGWPAHFPHDRRIAYDLPQIKHWLRVFLQRFYGFSQFKRSAAPNGPKLSPGGSLSPRGDWRAPSDGNAAVWLAELEHNVP from the coding sequence TTGTCGGATTTCCGCTCATTATATCGTCACGGCATGGCGCGTCTGGCCGCATGCACTATGCCGGTGCGATTGGCCGACCCGGCGGCAAATGCCCGCCTGCTGGCGGACATGACAGCAGATTGCGACGCACTCGGCGTGGCCATCGCCGTCTTTCCGGAACTGGGTCTCTCGGGCTATGCGATCGACGACCTGCGTTTTCAGGATGCACTGCTCGATGCCGTCGAAGAACAGATTGCGGTTCTACGCGACGAAAGCCGGAACTGGAGCTGCGTGATCGTCGTCGGCGCGCCGCTACGCCACGCCGATCGATTGTTCAACACAGGCGTCGTCATCCATCGCGGGCACATACTCGGCGTCGTGCCGAAATCCTATCTGCCCAACTATCGCGAATTCTACGAAGCCCGTCATTTCGCACCCGGCATCGGTCGCCGTGGAGAAACCATCAGGCTCGACGGCACCGACATACCATTCGGCACGGATCTTCTGTTCGAGGCCGAAGACGTGCCCGGCCTGACACTCGGCGTGGAGATCTGCGAGGACCTGTGGGTACCGGCGCCCCCAAGCACGGCGCTGGCTCTGGCCGGCGCCAGCGTGATCGCCAACCCCTCCGCCAGCAACGTGACGATCGGCAAGGCGGACGAGCGGCATTTGTTATGTCGTTCCCAATCCGCCCGGTCGCTATGCGCCTATGTCTATGCGGCAGCCGGCGCGGGAGAATCCACGACGGATGTCGCCTGGGACGGTCAGGTATCGATCTACGAGGCCGGGCGCGTCCTGGCGGAATCGGCGCGTTTCCCGACGGGCGCGCACCATGTCCTGGCGGATATCGATCTCGACCTGCTGCGGCAGGAACGCATGCGCATGGGCAGCTTCGGCGCCTGCGCGGATGCGCACGGCGTAAGCACGGCATGGCGACGTATCGTATTCACCCTGGCACCGCCGCAAGGCGATATCGGCCTGCGACGCAACATCGCGCGCTTTCCTTTCGTCCCGGAGGACCCGCGCCGACTGGCGCAGGATTGTTACGAGGCATGGACAATTCAGGTCAGCGCCCTGTCGCAACGCCTGCGCGAAAGCGGCGCCGCGCGCGCGATCATCGGCGTCTCCGGCGGGCTGGACAGCACCCTTGCGCTGCTCGTCGCCGCGCGGGCGGCCGATGAACTGGGCTGGTCCCGCAACCGCGTCGAAGCCTACACGATGCCAGGCTTCGCGACCGGCGAGACAAGCCGTGGCCTGGCCCATGCACTGATGACGGCGCTGGGCGTCTCCGCGCACGAACTGGATATCCGCCCGACGGCATTGCAGATGCTCGAGACGATCGGCCACCCCTTCGCGCGCGGCGAGGCCGTGCACGATGTCACGTTCGAAAACGTGCAGGCCGGCCTGCGGACGGATTTCCTGTTCCGCCTGGCCAACCAGCTGAACGGTCTGGTGATCGGCACCGGCGACCTGTCCGAACTCGCACTGGGCTGGTGCACCTATGGCGTTGGCGACCAGATGTCGCATTACAACGTAAACGCCGGCATGCCGAAGACGCTGATCCAGCACCTGATCCGCTGGCTCGCACGCGAAGGCCAGTTGGCCCCGGATATCGGACCGATCCTCGAACGGATCGTCAGTGCGGAAATCACACCCGAACTGGTGCCGGGCGATGCCAAGGGCGTGCAAAGCACGGAAGAGAAAGTGGGCCCCTACGCCCTGCAGGATTTCAACCTTTTCTACACCCTTCGCTACGGCTTCACGCCGTCCAAGATCGCCTGGCTGGCGGAAGCAGCCTGGCAGGACGCGACACAAGGCGGCTGGCCGGCCCATTTCCCGCACGACCGCCGCATCGCCTACGACCTGCCGCAGATCAAGCATTGGCTGCGGGTTTTCCTGCAACGCTTCTACGGTTTCAGCCAGTTCAAGCGCTCGGCAGCGCCGAACGGCCCCAAGCTTTCGCCCGGCGGCAGCCTCTCGCCACGCGGCGACTGGCGCGCGCCTTCCGACGGCAACGCCGCCGTCTGGCTCGCGGAACTGGAGCACAACGTACCATGA